Genomic DNA from Buteo buteo chromosome 21, bButBut1.hap1.1, whole genome shotgun sequence:
TGCTCTTGTTTGTGGCTGGAAGGGGTATGTGGCACTTGCCACCTCTGTGTGTGGCCACAAGTTTCTCCTGTGCTCCAACCTACTGCTGGTTTTGGTGGGAGACTTACAGAGCAGATcctggcagggaaggagctgaTGGTGTTTGCAGTTACTACCTCTTCCCTTCTCAGGCACCCTTCTCTTTGGCAGCGCTCTGCTTCCTCACTGAAATTAGATGAGCCTGACAAATCTGGCATTGGAACCACCTCCATAATACCTGTCTCCTTTAACAGAAGACCCTGCCCCACTTCAGCAGGAGCACTGGTCACCTGAGTCTGTCTGGCCTCTCTGTTCCATGGTTGCTGTTTCTCTCCACAAAAGCTGGTGGGGATGAGAGTGGATAGCACTGGCATAGGTAGGTGGGAAGATCTGTGGGTGCAATTCCATGTGCCCAGGGCATGGGAACCAGGTGTAGATCTGCTGAAGGTAGAGGACAACCAGGTGGACCAGTGGGTTGTAGGGTCTAGAAGACCACTTGCTGAAGGGGAGCTGCTAGCTGAATGTTGGAAGGAGCTGCTAAAAATGGGAGATGCCCTTTGAGTTtccttggggctggggggaaggggaatcAAGGGAAATGCTGAGAAGACTCTTCCAATGGGGAGGCTCTTAGCTTTGCATTGCACAGTTGAATGACAGAAACCAGCTTGTCTGGAAGGAGCCTTGGGAAGAAGATGGTGGGACCAGCTTAGTGGCTGGGATCATACCAAGGAGATGGACAGGGTGCAAAAATTCCTTCAACTCATAGAAGAGGTATGTAAACTAAAAGAACATATGACTGCCTTAGAGACCTGATCTTGAGAAGTGGACAGATGCCCTTGGTAGTGAGACAGTAAAAGGTGATTCCAGACAGGAACTAAGTGTCTAGCTGGAAAGTCTGGAAGGAAGGATTGACTCACCAGCCCTGAACCTCTGAACCTGGAAAGTGATTGAACCCCTTTGGGAACTGGGTTGTATGGATAGCTCCTTGTGCTGGTTTCTGCTCCTTAAAACAACTCTGACCAAAATGCCTCAAGTTTCACTGTTCTCCATGCGTATCTGAATAACAGCCCTTGCAAGATTTGAGGAGAGTTGAGGTTATAATCAGTGGGGTCTTATGAACCAGAGGGGAGAAGGATGCTCCCAGCTTAGCCTGCAGGATAGTGGAGAGACTGGTGGCAAGTGAGGATGTTAACTCAATTAGTAGTGACTGTGAGGATTCCTGTGTCTGCTTCTACACGGTTGATTTGTTAGCCCAGAGAAACAGCTCAGGTTTCAGTCTTTGGCTGTCTTGTAAGACAGAAACCTGCTGGGAGAGAGTGGGATGGGTTCTCCCTGAACTTCCATTGCCCAGGAAAGATGGTAGAAGCGGCAGTCCCTCCAGTATCTTTAGATCTTGTTGGTGGAAAGGTGGCATGGCTGTGCCATGCAGGGCTTTCCCCCACAGGAGCTAGCTAATCTACGACAGCACCTTAAGGAAAGGTCGAATGTGTCACTTCAAAGGAGAGCTGACAGGCCAGGAGCATTTCTAGCTCCCATGGGGCAAACctcatgctgcttttcccagtttgtttttctgctgtgccCATCTGCCAGTTCTTGCTCTCCTCCAGGTGGGAAgaggggcagggaagagaggagtTGCAGAGGAATCACGAATAACTGTCAGTGTCTTTAGGCAAAGGAGATGGCAGATTGGATCATTGATCCTTGAAAATAACATCTCATCTGACAGGGTCTTGCTTAAAGGGGCAAACCCCTCATTTTTCACCCACAGCACGTCAGGGCAGGCAGGGTTCTCACTGAGGTTAGTGGTTTTGGTGCAAACCCTGAGtatccctgcagcaggaggagcagcagagccctgggagATGCACTAAACCTTCACCATCTGTCTGAAGAGGGTCCTGACCTAATGTCCTCAATCCCACAGTCTGTGGCTGTTCTTGCCGTTACCCACCATCCGTCTAGGAAGGCAGTGACTGTGTCTGCAGACACTGGGATATGTAGCTGTTGGTAAGGGCCTTTGGGAAGACCAAGTGCCAGGCAGTGGAGGggagatgtttttttttttctgtccgTGCTGCTGCTGATTCCTCTTACCAGTCTCCTTGGCCTCTGAGGGAGTATCACTAGGTAGGCTGTTGGGGTAGCAAAAATCTTTTAATCCTCAGGGTCCTTGGATAGAGTCTCAGTCAGGATGGGTGCTCTCTATtgaaacacagcagcaaagcagacgTTGCTTCTGCCTGCAGTGGTCAGTAGATCTCAGTGGCCTGTTTGCAGTCAGAACTGGGAGATGGTCACCATGTCACGACCCTGAAGGTCAGCAGCTGGATCACGCTCATCTTTGGGGAGCATCTGAAGGGAGCTGCTGACAGCATGAAGGGAATAAGCTGTGGGTTAGGGAAGCCACTTGCCAGCTGAATGGGAGCATCTTTGTACCTCCTGCTTGGGGTGGAGGGAGCAGCGTGGTTTTCCTCTCAGGAGTGATGGGGAGGAGTGTGCAGGAGCAGCATGGGCAGTCCTGGTTGCCAGGGAATATCCAAGGCAATGGATGTGTTTGCTGACATGGCCCTCCCTGCCTGGGAGCTTGCATCCGCTCTGGCAACAGCAAGCGATGGATTGGAGTCAGGGATGCATGGAGATGCCTTGTGCAGATCTCCTCTGTAAGGCATCCAGACAGCTGCTGTGCACTGTGCTCCATGGAGCATCTGCTttggcaggcaggagaggagatgggGGCCTTGGGGATTTCAGACAGTCACTTACTTAATAACCATAGACAAGGCAGGGTGCTTGTTTCTGACTGTGGAGGGAttgtcttccttccctttctcagtCAGAATATGTGCTGTGCTCAtcctggggagaaaaggagTTAATTGGGATGCAAACTCCTGAAGCGGACCTCCTCAGGTACAGGCAGTTTCTCAAGAAAGGTGAAGGTTGATTTATGCCTGCTGGATTTATGCCTGCCGCTCTGAGCTTAACGTGTCTGATCTTACAGATGTTCTCCTTATCCTGGGATCCCAGCTCCTTTCTGGGCTTCCAGAAGAAACCACTGCATGCTCTGACCTTACGTTTGTGAGATACAAATTCTTCAGCATCTCTATTTGTCTAGCAACATCAGACGCATTCATGGTCAGAGCCACAGAACAACCAGGGGCTGAAGTTGGAAGGAGGGGAGTTAGATTCAGCTCCTGTTTCTGGCTTCTGTTTCCCTGCAGCTAATCCGTTCCTTAATGACATGGGAGTCTTATAATACAGATGTTTGTGGGATGACTTTGCTGTGCAGTGCTGTACAAACTGAAGTTCTGCATTTCAAAGATGCCCAGGTTGATTCAGGTTTTGGTGGTATTACTTGGGCGTACCAGGGAGTAGGATTTGGTTTGCTGTGCTTTTGTTTGTCTTCCCTAGTATTTCCCATTTAGCTTGTGGCTGACTGCTGCTACTGTCCCATATCTTTCTGAATCCCATCGGAAACAAATCTCTGGGTCTCAGCCTGATTTCTAACGCTCATAATCTCGCCTTAAAGATGCCAGGTGTCAAAactgttatttattattgtcTGAGAAAATGCCTCAGGACAGAAGGGAGCGGAGAGAATGAACATGTGAATTATCCCTTAGGGAAAGTGGGTTTGCTGGGATGGGACAGGGAGCTGGGCAAGGGCGGGAGGTTGCACTGCACTTGTCAGATGGGATTGTTCTTTTCAGTGGCAGACTACCTGCTGTTAGAGGGTCTCTGCCATTTGACCCCATATGTGGCTAGACACATATAATGGGGCCAGCTCTCTGCCTTTCAGAGTTCATGGTTACTTGGGATGTGACATGAAGtcttctggatttctttttagaTTACAGCTTTCCTGCTGCGTCTCAGAAGGCCCTGCTGAAAGGGAATGGGACACAGGTGAAAGACAACTGGGAAACAGCCACTGTCCAGCCGCCGGCAGAATTTGTTGAGCCTGACTTGCACACGCCTTTCTCCAGCAcgctggaggaagaggaggggctGCTCCCTATAGACCACTCAAGAGGAGGAGTGGAGAGCCTCCAGACCTCCAGGCCAGAGGTTACATCTTCTGAACCAGTGGGCCAAGAGGACTCCTTCACCCTTCTGTTTTCCACAGCCTCTGCCAGGCCAGGTATCGTGACCAAGGCAGCCATAGGAGGGCAAGAAGAGGATTCTGTTCCTCCAGGCTTAGACCTTGGGAGCAGCATGGGACCAGGTCTTCTGCCTGTGTCCTCTATTTTTTCTACTACTGTTGCTGCAAGGTCTCCCAGTGTTTCAGAAGAGCCCTTTGAGGTGACAGCCGGGGACACATGGGCTGTTGGGGGAGCAGATTCAGAGCTGACTGTGACTACCACAAGAGCAGAACTTGCAGAGACCACAGTGGAGGCTGGTGGGGAAGAGCATTCGTCCAGAGAGGAGGTCTCAGAGACCACGGTGGGTTGGGAGATGTTGGAGCCCACGGTGCTAACTGAAATGGAGCAGACAGTGGAAACACCTGTGGGGACACCCTCTCCTGGAGGCAGCTCCCCAGGCACCCAGACTCTTTCTGGGAGTGAGCAGCACTCCACTTCTTCTGCATCTCCGTGGGACAGGGCTGATGAGCCTGCGCTGGATCCCATTTGGAATGACACCAAGTCAGCCACTGAGACTGTcgcagcagagaggagctcgTCACCACAGGCTGGGGATGCCCACATGGCCATGCTGCCAACAGAGCTGCCCTGGGACTCAGCACAGGTAGCGCTGGGAGCAGGGAGTGGGTGGGAGGTTGCAGTGGAGAAATTTGGGtactttttttgggggtgtttaACCCCTTAACCTTACCCACGTCCCTAAGTCTGGTGGAAGtagcttttttctgttcagccAGCCAAAACTGAATTTTGGGGAGAGTTTTTTTCATAGCACTTCTTAAGGGTATCCATCATCCTTGGTGAAAGCCCTGCCCCCTCACATCTTCCCCAGCAAACTGCTGCACAAAATCCTGCTTCTAATAAACACCTGCCCTCTGGGGCATGCACAGCAGCAAAAGCTCCTTGTTTCCTCAGCCTGCATTATTGGAAGTGTCAGGACAAAAACGGCCCCAAGGATTTCTGGAAAGGGAGTGAGAGGGAAGTGctatttttgctgctgctgctgcctgcagggaccAGATGCAGAGCAGGTGGAGCAGGGTAGAGTGATCTGTGAGGATGTTGATCTAGGAGAGCCTGTGGGAGAGGAGGTGTGAGGTGAACTGCAGTTCCTGAATCCAGCAAACTGGCAGCTGGTTAAGGGAAAATAGGTAGCAGGAGCTGACTGGTGAGAAAAGTACCAaggaaagcttttaattttgctttctacCCCATGGCACTCAGGAGCCTGAGCAAGTGACTTAGTCCCTCTGTGTGTCTGATCCAGCCTGCGATGTACTGCCCTGTCACCAGTTCGTTTAAGGATGACAGAGGCTCCTGGTTGGGTTCTGTGTTGAGTGCTGATCACATAGTGAACAAGGCTGCAGGCTAGAGAGCTTTCCACTGAGTACCTGAGAGGCCTCCTGGGGTCTAGGTAGAGGTGGAAGGTAGGCTGGGCTGTGGCAAGGTGGCACAGTAACCTTGTCCATGGCTCATGTGCTAGCACTGAAATGGTGATTCCTCCTTAGTACAGAGAGTTAGAGGACAGCTTTAGCCTTTGAGAAGCGCTTTCTGGGGGTATGGCACAGCCCCTTGCTTCTGTCCCTTGTGTACCCGTGCTTGCAGCAGGAGAGCTGCGTTCACTACTCGAACCTAGCTGTCTTTGTCTTGTCTCTACAGGTGATCTGCAAAGACTGGAGCAACCTTGCGGGGAAAAACTACATCATCCTGAATATGTCGGATAACATTGACTGTGTAAGTCAGTCTAAGGAGATTTGATGGCATGGGGGGAATAGTGCTTAAAGAAGTGGAGGCAGGCAGAGTTCTTCCTGTCTGCATTCactacaaaacattttaaaagccctAAATCTCAATACATTGCACCTCTTACTGGTAGGAAGCGTGGCAGGATTGAAGTGCaattctccttccctctcttcctttaccttccccttcttccagGATATAGTAACATTCctctgatggctcagaggaaTAGAGACTCCCCATTTGCAGCGTGAACGGTTCAGTGTCAAACAACTGTCACTAAATCTTCCTTAAGTGCCTTTTCTCCCCACCCTGTTACCTTGTGTGTTATCTGGGTCTGTTAACGAGCCACGCTCTTCAAATCCAATGCCTGTCCATCCATCCCCATAAAGCTGCAGTTAATTCATGAGCCCAGAGCCCCTTGTGGGTCGCTGGTAAAAGGGCTCGTTCGCCTCTGCTGGGCCTTTTATCAGGCACTTTAAAACCAGTTGTGAAAGGCCTGGGGTCAAGGTGCCTTTCATAATTCTAAGAAATGATTACAAGTCTGACAGCCCGAGACCAAAATGTTTCATCGGGGAACTGTATTCTGGCCTCGCGTGTCTGCActcttgctttctgcagctcctgctctgggcagagctggctggcttTGTTACTGCAGGGTGGCTGTGTGGCACTGACCTATTTCTACTACTTGtgagttgttggggttttttttatgtgtgtgtgtgttttggtttttttgaggtgAACTTTTTGGGGACAGGGAAAATGGGAATTCCTATACACATTAAAGCATGCTGACTGCTTTAAGGGTAGATGAAAAGTCAGTCTCTTTCCTCCTGATTTAGGCAAACCAGTTTGCTCTTTGGAAGGTTTGAAGTATCTCTGCTACAGTTCACAAGTGCAATTCAGGAAATCAGTCCTTGAAAACCAGAGTCCTGATGCCCTGTTTCCTCCGTGTCTTAGTCCCCATTGCTCTTTATCTCATCTGTGTGGAGTTTAAATGCTGGTTAATTTTGTAATACATAGTAGCTTCCTTCCTGTGGTCACTTGCACATGTGTTGTTTAAACCACTGTAAGGGTGAGAATTGAAAAGCAGATGTCTCTTGACCAAATTGTGTCTTTACTGTTGAATCCTCAGTTCTACCTTGCTGAAGCATGACAGTGCCCTGGGATAGGCAGGGCTGAACTGTTTTTCTACTTGATTTCATGTTTCAAAACATATTTCCCAGTGAATGATTTGTGCTGTCCTCTCCCTTATTCAAAGGGACACTTGTCAACATACATATTTAACATGAACATTACTTCGTTCCCTGCCTCCCATTACCACTTTGCATGGCTGAAGCTGGAATCAAGCTCTTCTCCTTTCCACTGATAGTGATGCAGTTTGTTTCCTACCCACGGTAATCGGCTTAGTTTGGGCAACTCACCTACCCTCTGCCTGtcccttttgttttctagttTCTGTATCTGAGCCCTGTGGTGTTTGGATTTCCAGCGTTGTGAGGGAGACCCTGCATTGCAAGTGCTGTAGTTTAATTTAATGTCAATGGGGATTCCTCACatatttcctgtgttttgatGCCCTGATCTGGTGTGGTGCCGAGTCCCACTGAAAAGCTGAGTGACAAGGAGGATGCTTAGGCCCTTCCAGAGAGTTGCACCTTGAGCTTTAATATTCTTCACAGCGCCAGGCTTTTACCTGCTGCAGGGATGATGTCTGTATTGCTGGGTTAAGCTGGCAGCCTGTTTATCTTCCTAATGGGCTCTGGGTAAGGGAGTCACTTCAGTCTCTCTCTGGACACATCTCCCACTCAATATACCTGGCAATTTTGCCTGAGTGAGGACTGCAGGATCTGACCCAACAGTGGTACCTGGCTGTACATCAGGAGGTGACCTCTACCTCGGTGCATGTGCGTTCAAGCTCCTTCACAGCTCCTTTTTCTCCACCGTGGAGAATTTATCAGTGCTCTGCAACCTCTTCTTTCCGCATCATTAGAAACATCTCACCTctgtcttcctcctgctcttggGCTTAGATGctcccccttcttccccatcccccaAAACAGAGCTGCAGGCTGGCGGCGGGGCCGTGAACTGGAGCCGCAACAGAACAGCGTGGCGCTGCATCCTcatgctgctcctcctgcctccccttgcTGAAACCCATAACCTGATGAGAGGAGGCACTGGCAGGCCCTTGTGATTCAGGCCCCAGTCATCGGTGTCTTTTCCAATTAGGCCGTTTTCGGCACAGGCCTGTGCCTGCCCTGAGCGCTTCGAACTGCCATGGCAACAAGAGCTCTCCATTTTATTAATCATCTGTGTGGCCTTCAGGTTGGCATGGCAACCGGAGATAAGAATAGAAACACAGGAGtgagaaagcaggaaaggagCCTGCCGCGGGATGGCTGGAGCATGTCAGGCTGAGCGGCACCCGCTGACCCAGTGCTGGCTGCGGGGAAGACCCTGGCTGCTTCCTTCTTGCCGTACATGATAATGTTGCTTCAGGATCCCTGTGTGCCAGGGGAGATGGGCTTGGCATGGTGTGGGGTGTACGGCAGCCCCAGGAGCCGAGGAGGGTTGCTGTGTCAGGACATGCGTGTGGGTCCAGCCTGGGGCACTGGGGATGTGCAGGGGAGCATTGCAGCAGGTTTAGCGTCGCTGGCTTTTGGGCACATCTGGTTCAGGGGTCTCGGCCATGCAACCGTGCCAGCCCTGCAGTGCTACATCTGCCCTGTTCCCACCGTATGCTCACCAATGTCCCTTTCCTGTGGCAGGAGGAGTTTCGGCTGGAGCGGGGTCCTCAGCTGTTGGCACTGGTAGAGGATGCCTTCTCCAGACAGGCGGATGGGCTGCAGGACCGCTGGCTGATCTCTCTGAGCAAACCCAATGAGAACGACAAGCACTTGCTAATGACACTGGCAGGGGAACAGGGTAagtgctgggagaaggagccttcCTGTGATGGGGGTGTGTATTTAAGGGGCTCTCAAATGGTGGTGCTCAGCTATGTTGGAAGGAGCTTTTGCTCTCCAGTCCATTTCAATACCACCAGTTCCCAGTGTTCACTGGACTTGAGGTATGGAGGGGGACTGAGGACATAAGactctttttcttcatatctGGCTTCTGGCTTGTTCCTCACCACGTGCGTGCAGCTCCATCTTCTGTGCTTTGCCTCCTGCTTTGCTCCCTTCCTGGATCGCCTTCACTAGAGCATCCATCAGCTTTCTCCTGATGCTTATATACTGTCCTCCATGGGCAGGCCACTGCAATGGCAGGACATGACAGCCTGCTCTTAGTTCACTTAACAATTTGTAAGTCTTGTCTGAACTGGGCCAGTCCTGATGGTGCCCCCCTGCATCCCCCAAGAAACAAAAGCTGACAGTGAAAggtgggctgggctggagcatTTTAGCATCTCTTTAATCCCCTTGTGGTAGGGGAGTGCTTTTCCTGtactgcttctgctgcctgctttAGTGACAGAGGCCTCTAATGTTGATATTATGGcctatatgaaaaaaacccccaacagtATTCTAAAATGCCCGCCAGTGATAGGAAAATAGAGCTAATATTTAAGTGGTATTTTCTGTATCGATGCCTTAAATCATTGCTTCTCTCCCAAGCCCTTGGTCTGGACCATGTGCCAATGAAAAGGCTTTGGTAACCGTTTGGCCTTCTAAACAGAGACCTTCATGCCATCATGAGAGGGGACatcctggagaagaaaacagttctgaactccagcagcacagccaggctgggagATATCCCTGAGTTTAGAAGCCTCAggaactgaagtattttttgctctgaagaatcatgctttttttcagttcctcttTTTACTGCTATGCAAGCAAAGGGAGAAATGGGCCTCAGCCTCTAAATCCTCCCTGACTGCTACTGTTCTCCTGGCTTGGAAAGCATCCCGGGAGCTGTTAGGGAAGGAGGGTCCCAGGAAAAGGTGGCTCAGTATGGGCTGGTGGCTCCCTAGTTGAAGCTGTCTGCTGCTGGGAGTGGAGCTGTTACAGCACACCTCCTGCAGACTCTGCTATTGTGCCAGGCACACCACCTTGCCAGGgtgctctgcagagcaaaaCACACCTGCTAAAGGTTGTGATTGGTGAGCATGGAGCTCTGTGGAGACATCTTGAGCACTGCAGCTCAGGATCAGGTTGTGCTGGATGGGGAGGCTGGATCGGGCAGCATAGGCAACTGCCTCCATGACTTTTTGGACACTGCTGCGCTCCTAGAGCAGACACAGATCCTGAGAGctgtggctgtggggagggCGCACCTAGGTGCCTCTGGTATCAGTTCATGCCTggattttttctgctctttaaaGAACATGTGGAGGTATCCTTGGTTGTGTTTCTTGCATTCTTTCAGCCTCCTAACATAAAGTACCAATGAACAAAAATGTGCATTCCCGTGCCTCTATTCTGTTGGGGATTTCAGTGATGAGTACATATATCTGAGTTAACTGAGCTGAAAGCAGCACTGATCTCTCTGTCTCCTTCTTTACAGGTGTCATCCCTACAAAAGATGTTCTCATGGCACTGGGGGATGTTAAGAGGAGCTTAGCCGAGGTAAAAGCCTGTCTGCCTGCATCCATTTGTTAAGACTAGCTAGACAATTAAAATAAGCACCTTGAAAACTGGGTGCATATCTCAGGCTAACCGAATGCTGAACCCACAGCAGGCAAACAGATGAGTCATACACTTGGCAAactcccttctctcctctctgGTAGTTGCCAGGCCATCAAATATCTGCTCCCATTAAGAGAGTAAGTGTGGGTTATTCCCTCCCTGCTTTTCTGGCTTGGTTGTGAAGCTGCTTTTTGCACATTCATTTTGCTGGGATACTTGGCCTCATCCCTTCTACACTATTGCCTGTGGCGGCGTGGGTGCCACTGAGCCCCAGATTTGGCCCTGCTCACCTTACAGCTGATTCACATACATTGTCTGCTCTCAGTAGCTCAAGCTTTGCTGAAGGAGGTGGGAGAGGTGCCTGTACTAGATGGGACACGTTCACACACCTTATTCCTGCAATCCCAGGGTCTGTATTTCACTCCTTTAGACAGCTGCCTACACAAGGGCAAGCAAAGGACCAAAGGGGATGGATGCCAGACTCTACTGCAGCTGCCTCTAGCCCTCACGTATTGCCCTCTAACAGGCAGCTTGGAAGAGGGTAGAGATGAGGACAAATGAGTCCCATGATCTCTGACTTTGCCCCTTAGGCCTATGGGATATGTAGGCACTGAGGGCCTGATTCTGCTTGGGTTTTTTACACTACTGGAGTAGTTCTGCTGACTTTAGCAGCACAGTTGGGCCACTGCCTTGCTGGCTGTCTGCTCTCAGGTTTTTCCCTGACCTAACGAACTGGTGCAGTTAGACAAAGCAAATTAAGTGCTCAGTGCTGTATTGATTGGCTTACACCAGAGAAAGTGCGAAAAGCCAACCCTCTAGAAATTGTGTGACTGAAGTATCAGCAGCTAGAACTGTCCAGAAAGAAGGATTCATGTCGGTGCAAGGTTTGACTTCTCTGTGCAACTGTGACCCTACGTTAACGTGCATCCTACCAGAGCAGTGCCTCACCACCTGCCTCCAGCTCTATCAATAATGAAACACTGCTCGTTGCATTGACCTTGCGCTAGCACGAGCttggaaggaggagggaggataTTCTCTTACACACGTCATACTTACTATCGAATTGATACATAACCTGCTTGAAATCTGCCAAGTCACTAGGACTGACATTGGCCTTTCTTTGCTGACAACCACAGGCGGCCCATTTCTAGGGCAGCTTTTTGGATCAGTAGGCAGCTGTCCACTTTCAAGACCTCGGAAAGACCACTATACCCTCTTAGGACCAAAGCTTTAATGGAAACCTATTTATTATGGTTTCATTCTCTGTCACACAGTCACCAAAGCCTCAGCACCCATCAATGAT
This window encodes:
- the PODXL2 gene encoding podocalyxin-like protein 2, which encodes MQPLHRAPALLLPFLTAGILCLCLASSEEPTADGLTSTSLLEFAMMSHLEAMNSHEQTSPEATEPDLAPGSLHAAPGSGFASEENEESKILQPPQYFWEDGGELNDSSLDLGPATDYSFPAASQKALLKGNGTQVKDNWETATVQPPAEFVEPDLHTPFSSTLEEEEGLLPIDHSRGGVESLQTSRPEVTSSEPVGQEDSFTLLFSTASARPGIVTKAAIGGQEEDSVPPGLDLGSSMGPGLLPVSSIFSTTVAARSPSVSEEPFEVTAGDTWAVGGADSELTVTTTRAELAETTVEAGGEEHSSREEVSETTVGWEMLEPTVLTEMEQTVETPVGTPSPGGSSPGTQTLSGSEQHSTSSASPWDRADEPALDPIWNDTKSATETVAAERSSSPQAGDAHMAMLPTELPWDSAQVICKDWSNLAGKNYIILNMSDNIDCEEFRLERGPQLLALVEDAFSRQADGLQDRWLISLSKPNENDKHLLMTLAGEQGVIPTKDVLMALGDVKRSLAEIGIQNYSTTTSCQSHPNQTRSDYGKLFVVLVIIGSICAIIIVLGLIYNCWQRRLPKMKNMSHGEELRFVENGCHDNPTLDVASDSQSEMQEKKPSVNGGNTINGPDSWDVLINKQASEDVDVFEEDTHL